From a region of the Synechococcus sp. PCC 7502 genome:
- the gmd gene encoding GDP-mannose 4,6-dehydratase encodes MTDQKRALITGITGQDGSYISELLLAKGYQVHGIVRRSSTINTDRLDHLYQDPHLPETKLFLHYGDLTDGTALGRLLEAIRPHEVYNLGAQSHVRVSFDSPEYTVDSVAMGTLRLLEAVRDFQQRKGKEIRFYQAGSSEMFGLVQAVPQSETTPFYPRSPYACAKVYAHWQTVNYRESYGLFACNGILFNHESPRRGETFVTRKITRAIARIVAGQQKKLYLGNLDAKRDWGYAKDYVEAMWLMLQQEQPDDYVVATGETHSIREFLDVAFGYVDLKWEDYVEIDPRYFRPAEVELLLGDPTKAKQKLNWKPSVNFKELVYLMVDADMQALGLKSPNQTTDIATLRQNSVSSWS; translated from the coding sequence ATGACCGACCAAAAAAGAGCTTTAATTACTGGAATCACTGGACAAGATGGGTCTTATATCTCTGAACTTTTACTGGCAAAAGGCTATCAAGTTCACGGCATTGTTCGCCGTAGTTCCACAATCAACACTGACCGCCTTGATCATTTGTACCAAGACCCCCACTTACCTGAAACCAAGTTATTTCTGCACTATGGTGACCTTACCGATGGCACAGCCCTAGGTAGATTATTGGAAGCAATTAGACCCCATGAGGTGTATAACTTAGGAGCGCAGTCCCATGTCAGAGTGAGTTTTGATTCACCTGAATATACTGTGGACTCAGTAGCAATGGGAACTTTACGGCTATTAGAAGCAGTAAGAGATTTTCAGCAACGCAAGGGTAAAGAAATTCGGTTTTATCAAGCTGGTTCATCAGAAATGTTTGGGCTAGTTCAAGCCGTACCTCAAAGTGAAACCACACCATTTTATCCCCGTAGTCCATACGCCTGTGCCAAGGTTTATGCCCATTGGCAGACGGTAAATTACCGAGAATCCTATGGTTTATTTGCTTGTAATGGGATTTTGTTTAACCATGAATCACCAAGACGGGGAGAAACCTTTGTTACGCGTAAAATTACCAGGGCGATCGCTCGGATCGTGGCGGGACAGCAAAAGAAATTATATCTTGGTAATCTTGATGCTAAACGGGATTGGGGCTATGCCAAAGACTATGTAGAAGCGATGTGGCTAATGCTACAGCAAGAACAACCCGATGATTATGTAGTAGCGACTGGGGAAACCCATTCCATTCGAGAGTTTTTAGATGTAGCATTTGGCTATGTTGACCTCAAGTGGGAAGATTATGTGGAAATTGATCCACGCTATTTTCGTCCTGCCGAAGTCGAGTTACTTTTAGGTGACCCTACTAAAGCTAAGCAAAAGCTCAATTGGAAACCTAGCGTTAACTTCAAGGAATTAGTATATTTAATGGTTGATGCCGATATGCAAGCACTAGGATTAAAAAGTCCAAATCAAACTACGGATATTGCAACCTTAAGGCAAAATTCTGTTTCTAGCTGGAGCTAG
- the recJ gene encoding single-stranded-DNA-specific exonuclease RecJ, with translation MTLPLQRWQIAAPQPELASEISNSTGLSPLLAQVLINRDMNTPERSQVFLDPDREVLVDPKLEFPDLVASLDILEAAVKNHQKVAICGDYDADGMTSTALLLRTLRLLEVEVSYEIPSRMNEGYGINIRMVEELQARGVGLIITVDNGISAFAAIARARELNLAVIITDHHDLPEQLPPANAILNPKLINLSSPYYAIAGVGVAYVLALELADRFGKRQALESLLLELFTLGTIADLAHLTGINRRLVKQGLRLLGRSQLPGVTALIQASGIADDQKIGLKPEAIGFSLGPRINAVGRIGDPVTVIELLTADDMGIAITLAQKCEETNRTRQELCSQIEREAIAYIQSLNLDLSQERVLVVVQPNWHHGVIGIVASRLVERYGVPVFIGTYEEEQDHLAIRGSVRSIPEFNVFESLEFCREFLNKYGGHPAAGGFSMPSQNLQKFSDRLREFAHQHLEPHHLKPLIQVDVKADLHDISLTLLEQIDLLHPCGMGNSDPVFYTPNVRVISQQIRGKNKACLALELDRGNGSKIKAISWRWGEYYPIPDYVDLAYKLRANKWQDKTSVELELVGIRTPWTPILESKPAPKIAIAPKWQNLKALAEIPQPALIYGYDHPEFTGDSDRPIPHKTYKSLVLWSLPPSITHLRWLIALTKPALIYLGSQIPVLPTQSELKQKLSLYIGSGTESANLQVNLLDLGQKLWLAPCVIVSTWRELGYDCANFPPTQPLSTELENQKRWYQISIEKITSIITK, from the coding sequence ATGACTTTACCTCTTCAGCGTTGGCAGATTGCGGCTCCTCAGCCAGAGTTAGCCAGTGAGATTTCTAATTCTACTGGTCTTTCACCCCTACTGGCACAAGTTTTGATCAATCGGGATATGAATACACCTGAGCGATCGCAGGTTTTTCTTGATCCTGATCGTGAAGTATTAGTTGATCCTAAATTAGAATTTCCTGATTTGGTTGCCAGTCTGGATATTTTAGAAGCAGCAGTTAAGAATCATCAGAAAGTGGCGATCTGTGGGGATTATGATGCCGATGGTATGACTAGTACGGCTTTACTGCTAAGAACGTTACGGCTTTTAGAAGTTGAGGTGAGTTATGAAATTCCCAGTCGAATGAATGAGGGCTATGGCATTAATATCCGCATGGTGGAGGAATTACAGGCTAGGGGTGTGGGTTTGATTATTACCGTGGATAATGGAATCTCGGCATTCGCAGCGATCGCCCGTGCCAGAGAATTAAATTTAGCCGTAATTATTACCGATCACCATGACTTGCCCGAACAATTACCTCCCGCCAATGCCATTCTAAATCCCAAGTTAATTAATCTAAGTTCTCCTTACTATGCGATCGCTGGCGTGGGAGTGGCGTATGTGTTAGCGTTAGAGTTGGCTGATCGATTTGGCAAAAGACAGGCATTAGAATCCTTACTCCTAGAGCTTTTCACTCTTGGTACTATCGCTGATCTAGCACATTTAACAGGCATTAATCGGCGTTTAGTGAAGCAAGGTTTAAGATTATTGGGACGATCGCAATTACCCGGAGTTACAGCCCTAATTCAAGCTTCTGGCATAGCGGATGATCAAAAAATAGGGTTAAAGCCAGAGGCGATCGGGTTTAGCCTAGGACCACGCATTAACGCTGTGGGAAGAATTGGTGACCCTGTAACCGTAATTGAGCTTTTAACCGCCGATGACATGGGCATAGCGATTACCCTGGCACAAAAATGCGAAGAAACCAACCGTACCCGCCAAGAACTATGTAGCCAAATTGAACGGGAAGCGATCGCCTACATTCAGTCTCTAAATTTAGATTTAAGCCAAGAACGAGTTTTAGTCGTAGTTCAACCCAATTGGCATCATGGCGTAATTGGCATCGTGGCATCACGGTTAGTTGAGCGATATGGAGTACCAGTATTTATTGGGACCTACGAAGAAGAACAGGATCATTTGGCAATTCGAGGTTCTGTGCGTAGCATTCCAGAATTTAATGTATTTGAGTCCTTGGAATTTTGCCGAGAATTTTTAAATAAATATGGTGGACATCCTGCAGCGGGTGGGTTTTCCATGCCAAGTCAGAATTTACAGAAATTTAGCGATCGCCTGCGCGAATTTGCCCATCAACACCTAGAACCTCATCACCTCAAGCCCTTAATTCAAGTAGATGTTAAAGCCGACTTACATGATATTTCCCTCACACTTTTAGAACAAATTGATTTATTACATCCCTGTGGCATGGGTAATAGTGATCCAGTGTTTTATACGCCTAATGTACGGGTAATTTCACAGCAAATTAGAGGTAAAAATAAAGCTTGTCTAGCACTGGAACTGGATCGAGGCAATGGCTCCAAAATTAAGGCAATTTCTTGGCGATGGGGAGAATATTATCCGATTCCTGATTATGTGGACTTAGCATATAAATTAAGAGCGAATAAATGGCAGGATAAAACTTCCGTAGAACTAGAGTTAGTAGGCATCAGAACACCTTGGACTCCGATTTTAGAATCTAAACCTGCCCCGAAAATCGCGATCGCTCCTAAATGGCAAAACTTAAAAGCCCTAGCCGAAATTCCTCAGCCTGCCTTAATTTATGGTTATGATCATCCCGAGTTTACTGGAGATAGCGATCGCCCGATTCCCCATAAAACCTATAAATCTCTAGTACTTTGGAGCCTTCCCCCTTCAATTACACATCTGCGCTGGCTAATTGCCTTAACCAAACCAGCCTTAATCTATTTAGGTAGTCAAATTCCAGTTTTACCCACACAGTCAGAACTTAAGCAGAAGTTATCCCTATATATTGGTTCAGGTACTGA
- a CDS encoding GDP-L-fucose synthase translates to MTLSLQDQKILVTGGAGFLGQQVVAQLLAAGASKDLISIPRSRDLDIRVWENCQKAVDNQDIVIHLAAHVGGIGLNQEKPGELFYDNLIMGTQLIHAAHLAGVKKFVCVGTICAYPKFTPVPFKEDDIWNGYPEETNAPYGVAKKALLVQLQAYRQQYNFNGIYLLPVNLYGPADNFDPKSSHVIPALIRKVHEAQVRGDKQLPVWGDGSPTREFLYSEDAARGIVMGTQSYDDPEPVNLGTGYEISIKDLITLICDLMEFEGEIIWQTDKPNGQPRRCLDTERAKAAFKFTAQVDFKQGLQNTIAWYREHAV, encoded by the coding sequence ATGACACTTTCACTTCAAGATCAAAAAATTCTAGTTACGGGCGGAGCAGGATTTTTAGGACAGCAAGTAGTTGCCCAATTATTAGCTGCTGGTGCTAGTAAAGATTTAATTTCCATTCCGCGATCGCGCGATCTAGATATTCGGGTGTGGGAAAACTGCCAAAAGGCTGTGGATAATCAAGATATTGTGATTCATTTGGCTGCCCATGTAGGGGGAATTGGCTTAAATCAGGAAAAGCCGGGTGAGCTATTCTACGATAACTTGATCATGGGTACACAACTAATCCATGCTGCCCATTTAGCAGGAGTAAAGAAATTTGTCTGTGTGGGTACAATTTGCGCCTATCCCAAGTTTACACCTGTACCATTTAAAGAAGATGATATTTGGAATGGTTATCCCGAAGAGACTAATGCCCCCTATGGGGTGGCTAAAAAAGCCTTACTAGTGCAGCTACAAGCCTATAGGCAACAATACAATTTCAATGGTATTTATTTACTGCCCGTGAACCTGTATGGTCCTGCGGATAATTTTGATCCAAAGAGTTCCCATGTGATCCCCGCTTTAATTCGTAAAGTCCATGAGGCTCAAGTTAGAGGTGATAAACAACTGCCAGTGTGGGGAGATGGTAGCCCTACCCGTGAATTTTTATATTCTGAGGATGCGGCACGGGGGATTGTCATGGGTACTCAAAGTTATGATGATCCAGAACCAGTAAATTTAGGCACGGGTTACGAAATTTCGATTAAAGATTTAATTACTCTAATCTGCGACCTCATGGAATTTGAGGGAGAAATTATCTGGCAAACCGATAAACCTAACGGGCAACCTCGACGCTGTTTGGATACGGAAAGAGCTAAAGCGGCTTTTAAGTTTACTGCCCAAGTGGATTTTAAGCAGGGTTTGCAAAATACGATCGCTTGGTATCGGGAGCATGCAGTATAA
- a CDS encoding septal ring lytic transglycosylase RlpA family protein, whose product MTKKTWRCLLLALIAISSLAVVPFNDSANADTPLQSKEPSDFDSSALSSTLKVGETRSESLSRPNTAIAKVFPYQIRNKTAATVYVNNLPVFTFIDTSTPTSEQKVKYPTPRSSAKLPSKNGNLLTYVDPVERATVMASTFNQLARDGFDAKNIVVVWQSGDYVLKLGDQMSLKLDSSLLIPDATKDKANDAIATANLLRRLLGKAQPLTTIAGMPATNIRPSYSLPIAIVSQVISGMASWYGPGFHGGYTANGERFDKYTLTAAHPTLPFGTPVRVTNTYNGKSVVVRINDRGPYSGGRVIDLSQGAAQMIGLISSGVAPVKLEVMGR is encoded by the coding sequence ATGACAAAAAAAACATGGAGATGCCTTTTATTGGCTCTCATTGCAATAAGTTCTCTAGCTGTTGTTCCTTTTAATGATTCAGCTAACGCAGATACGCCTCTGCAATCTAAAGAACCTTCTGATTTCGATTCCTCTGCTCTATCCTCTACCCTAAAAGTTGGAGAGACTCGTTCTGAATCCCTTTCTCGCCCTAATACTGCGATCGCCAAAGTCTTTCCTTATCAAATTCGTAATAAAACCGCAGCTACAGTCTACGTCAATAATCTACCAGTTTTTACCTTTATAGATACTTCAACTCCAACTTCAGAACAGAAAGTTAAGTATCCTACACCTCGATCCTCTGCGAAGCTTCCTTCTAAGAATGGAAATTTGCTTACTTACGTTGATCCTGTGGAGCGTGCCACTGTTATGGCATCTACCTTTAATCAGTTAGCCCGTGATGGGTTTGACGCTAAAAATATTGTTGTAGTTTGGCAGTCTGGCGACTATGTGCTGAAGTTGGGTGACCAAATGAGTCTTAAACTTGATAGTAGTCTGTTAATTCCTGATGCCACTAAGGATAAGGCTAATGATGCTATTGCCACAGCAAATTTACTTAGGCGTTTACTAGGTAAGGCTCAACCATTGACAACTATAGCTGGTATGCCTGCCACGAATATTAGACCATCCTATAGCTTGCCAATTGCGATCGTCAGTCAAGTTATTTCTGGCATGGCTTCTTGGTATGGACCTGGTTTTCATGGTGGATATACTGCTAATGGCGAAAGGTTTGATAAATATACCCTAACCGCTGCCCATCCTACTCTACCTTTTGGTACGCCTGTAAGGGTTACTAATACCTATAACGGTAAGTCTGTAGTTGTGAGAATCAATGATCGCGGACCTTATTCAGGGGGAAGGGTTATAGACTTATCCCAGGGTGCAGCGCAAATGATTGGGTTAATCTCCTCAGGAGTTGCCCCTGTTAAGCTGGAAGTGATGGGCAGATAG
- the kaiB gene encoding circadian clock protein KaiB: MSFIRKNYVLKLYVAGNTPNSIRALKTLNDILEKEFQGVYALKVIDVLKNPQLAEEDKILATPTLAKVLPPPVRKIIGDLSDREKVLIGLDLLYEELIDEA, from the coding sequence ATGAGTTTTATTCGTAAAAATTATGTACTTAAGCTCTATGTGGCAGGAAATACCCCCAACTCTATTCGAGCCCTCAAGACCTTAAATGACATTCTGGAAAAAGAATTTCAGGGAGTCTATGCCCTAAAAGTCATTGATGTGCTTAAAAATCCCCAACTCGCTGAGGAGGATAAAATTTTAGCAACGCCCACCCTAGCTAAGGTCTTACCACCGCCAGTACGAAAAATTATTGGAGATTTAAGCGATCGCGAAAAAGTTTTAATTGGATTAGATTTATTGTACGAGGAATTAATTGATGAAGCGTGA
- a CDS encoding circadian clock protein KaiA: protein MSPILQICCLLPQTSHHKFITQFLEADRFNVTSFYSIEQLSKNLIEEQSSQDCLIAWLEDEAIKHRLSNLGICLPTVLIISAHNFQEQNLQEQNLQELDQPELDQPEFIYPTAAAVSLEVDNLIELPDAIDQAIALFLKLPPRLPNQFNNSDSPESNQTKITHLATAQQRLSEKLQERLGYLGVYYKRDAKQFWRRLPKADQELYIQRLQTIYRSIILEYFKDNSKQLNILIDEFASMCFFADISVSQVLQIHMELMDDFAKQLRLEGRNEEILLDYRITLIDVIAHLCEMYRRSIPKEVQK, encoded by the coding sequence GTGTCTCCAATTTTACAAATTTGCTGTTTATTACCGCAAACATCCCACCATAAATTTATTACCCAGTTTTTGGAAGCGGATCGATTTAATGTGACTAGTTTTTATAGTATCGAACAGTTATCAAAAAATCTCATAGAGGAGCAATCCAGTCAAGACTGTCTGATTGCATGGCTTGAGGATGAAGCGATTAAGCATCGCCTTTCTAACTTAGGTATTTGTTTGCCCACGGTTTTAATTATTTCTGCTCATAATTTTCAAGAACAGAATCTTCAAGAACAGAATCTTCAAGAATTAGATCAGCCAGAATTAGATCAGCCAGAATTTATTTACCCCACAGCCGCAGCCGTCAGCCTAGAAGTAGATAACCTGATTGAATTACCCGATGCCATTGATCAGGCGATCGCTTTATTTTTAAAACTCCCCCCTAGATTACCAAATCAATTTAACAACTCTGATAGCCCAGAATCAAATCAAACTAAAATTACCCATCTCGCCACAGCCCAACAGCGACTTTCAGAAAAGCTCCAAGAAAGATTAGGCTATTTGGGGGTTTATTACAAACGAGATGCTAAGCAATTTTGGCGGCGGCTACCAAAAGCAGATCAAGAGCTATACATTCAAAGATTACAAACAATTTATCGTTCTATAATTTTGGAGTATTTCAAAGACAACTCGAAACAACTTAATATTTTGATTGATGAGTTTGCCAGCATGTGCTTTTTTGCAGATATATCCGTATCCCAAGTATTACAAATTCATATGGAACTAATGGATGATTTTGCTAAGCAGTTAAGATTGGAAGGGCGTAATGAAGAGATTTTGCTAGATTATCGTATTACCCTAATCGATGTCATTGCTCACCTGTGCGAGATGTATCGCCGCTCTATTCCTAAGGAGGTACAGAAATGA
- the kaiC gene encoding circadian clock protein KaiC, whose product MKRDGINGAVESQELGVQKLRTMIEGLDEITHGGLPMGRSTLISGTSGTGKTLFAVQFIYNGIVELGENGVFVTFEESPADIIKNAHSFNWDLQKLIDEGKLFILDASPDPEGHEVVGDFDLSALIERIQYAILKYKAKRISIDSITAIFQQYESLGLVRREIFRLVGRLKSLGVTTVMTTERVEEYGPVARFGVEEFVSDNVIIVRNVLEGERRHRTAEILKLRGTTHMKGEFPFTMTSNGINIFPLGAMRLTQKSSNVRVSSGIDTLDTMCGGGYFKDSIILITGATGTGKTLMVSKFLQNGCQNGERALLFAYEESRAQLSRNASSWGTDFEKLEGMGLLKIICAYPESTGLEDHLQMIKSEIDSFKPSRIAIDSLSALARGVSNNNFRQFVIGLTGFVKQEEITGLFTNTTDQFMGSHSITESHISTITDTIILLQYVEIRGEMARAVNVFKMRGSRHDNKIREYIITDQGAQIQDSFKGYEQILSGSPSRSSIDEKSELSRIIRGVQPE is encoded by the coding sequence ATGAAGCGTGATGGAATCAATGGTGCAGTGGAAAGCCAAGAACTTGGGGTACAGAAACTACGCACAATGATTGAAGGACTAGATGAAATCACCCACGGCGGCTTACCAATGGGGCGATCAACCCTCATCAGTGGTACTTCAGGAACAGGAAAAACTTTATTTGCTGTGCAATTTATTTATAATGGGATTGTTGAACTCGGTGAAAATGGTGTATTTGTAACCTTTGAAGAATCTCCCGCTGACATTATTAAAAATGCCCATAGTTTTAACTGGGATTTACAAAAACTAATTGATGAAGGCAAGCTATTTATCCTTGATGCTTCACCCGATCCAGAGGGGCATGAAGTTGTCGGTGATTTTGATCTTTCTGCCTTAATTGAGAGGATTCAGTACGCGATCTTAAAATACAAAGCCAAGCGTATTTCCATTGATTCAATTACCGCTATTTTTCAACAGTACGAGTCTTTGGGGCTAGTCCGCAGGGAAATTTTTAGGCTGGTGGGCAGGTTAAAGTCTTTGGGTGTGACTACAGTTATGACCACAGAGCGGGTGGAAGAATATGGTCCAGTTGCCAGATTTGGGGTAGAAGAGTTTGTGTCTGACAATGTAATTATTGTTCGTAATGTTTTAGAGGGGGAACGGCGGCATCGCACAGCCGAAATCTTAAAATTGCGGGGTACTACCCACATGAAAGGAGAGTTTCCTTTTACGATGACCAGTAATGGCATTAATATTTTCCCGCTTGGTGCCATGCGATTAACCCAAAAGTCTTCTAATGTTCGAGTTTCATCAGGAATTGATACTTTAGATACCATGTGCGGAGGGGGCTACTTTAAAGACTCAATTATTTTAATTACTGGAGCCACTGGCACAGGTAAAACCCTAATGGTGAGTAAGTTTTTGCAAAATGGCTGCCAAAATGGAGAAAGGGCATTACTATTTGCCTATGAAGAATCCCGTGCCCAATTATCCCGCAATGCTTCTTCATGGGGGACGGATTTTGAAAAACTCGAAGGTATGGGACTACTAAAAATTATCTGTGCCTATCCAGAATCTACGGGGTTAGAGGATCACCTCCAAATGATTAAGTCTGAGATTGATTCTTTTAAGCCCTCTCGAATTGCGATCGATTCTCTTTCAGCATTAGCCCGTGGGGTTAGTAATAATAACTTTCGTCAATTTGTGATTGGTTTAACTGGATTTGTGAAGCAAGAGGAAATTACAGGGTTATTTACAAATACTACCGATCAGTTTATGGGTTCTCATTCTATCACTGAATCTCATATCTCAACGATCACTGATACTATCATTTTGTTGCAATATGTTGAGATTAGAGGAGAGATGGCAAGGGCGGTAAATGTTTTCAAAATGAGAGGTTCGAGACATGATAACAAGATTAGAGAATATATAATCACTGACCAAGGGGCACAAATTCAAGATTCCTTTAAGGGATATGAACAGATTCTTAGTGGTTCTCCCTCCCGTAGTTCTATAGATGAAAAAAGTGAACTATCACGGATTATTAGAGGTGTGCAACCAGAATAA